Proteins encoded within one genomic window of Methanosarcina barkeri str. Wiesmoor:
- a CDS encoding UDP-N-acetylglucosamine--N-acetylmuramyl-(pentapeptide) pyrophosphoryl-undecaprenol N-acetylglucosamine transferase: protein MKVLVFICGEGLGHTSRGIALGRELLAAGHEVYLGAYGYSKEFIERKGYKTVEIPPEIKLVGESGSLNLKRSIISTLKGGNVFGIFKVLSLLKEKKPDIVVSDSYFTGVVASKIRGIPVYLIVNQSNMETFFKNGGIALRTMGGIIKQFYSCIFRRVDRIVIPDFPMPYTVCRLNLAFEEKVSKNLFFSGPLTLKKFDDVKAEVLQKPHVLSLIGGFGYREPIFRKVIEVAKLDKSINYTLLSGPSLNPDVFSNLPENVTIKRFINDQFPYLKASDLVIAPGGHSTIMEALTFGVPVLSFPDINHSEQESNATVVDLAGYGKRLDYSASPEEILRSIKELLKDEKIHQKVEIMKKLSKDLNATATFKELLESNSKRSQKV, encoded by the coding sequence TTTTTATATGCGGTGAAGGGTTAGGTCATACCAGCCGCGGTATCGCGTTGGGCCGGGAGTTGTTGGCTGCAGGCCATGAAGTTTATTTAGGAGCATATGGTTATTCAAAGGAGTTTATCGAGAGAAAAGGATACAAGACCGTTGAAATACCTCCGGAAATCAAACTTGTGGGTGAATCCGGTTCTCTGAACCTGAAAAGATCAATTATATCCACCCTAAAAGGCGGGAATGTTTTTGGCATTTTTAAGGTTCTGAGCTTATTAAAAGAAAAGAAACCTGATATTGTAGTTTCAGATAGTTATTTTACAGGAGTAGTTGCCTCTAAAATCAGAGGAATTCCTGTTTATCTTATAGTTAATCAGTCAAATATGGAAACTTTCTTTAAAAATGGAGGCATTGCCCTAAGAACGATGGGCGGAATAATTAAACAGTTTTATAGCTGCATTTTCAGAAGAGTTGACAGGATAGTAATTCCGGATTTTCCAATGCCTTATACCGTATGCCGGCTAAATCTTGCTTTTGAAGAGAAGGTTTCCAAAAATCTGTTTTTCAGTGGCCCTCTTACCCTTAAAAAATTTGATGATGTGAAGGCTGAAGTCTTACAAAAACCCCATGTATTATCTTTAATCGGGGGATTTGGATATCGAGAGCCCATATTCAGAAAAGTTATCGAAGTTGCAAAACTTGACAAAAGCATAAATTACACTCTCCTTTCGGGACCGAGCCTAAATCCTGATGTTTTCTCAAACCTTCCAGAAAATGTTACAATCAAGCGTTTTATTAATGACCAGTTCCCTTACCTCAAGGCTTCTGATCTTGTAATCGCCCCGGGAGGGCATAGCACTATAATGGAAGCTCTTACTTTTGGGGTTCCAGTGCTTTCGTTTCCGGATATAAACCATAGTGAGCAGGAAAGTAATGCTACTGTGGTAGACCTTGCAGGTTATGGTAAACGTTTGGATTACAGCGCATCTCCAGAAGAGATCCTCCGGTCGATAAAAGAGCTTTTAAAGGATGAAAAGATTCACCAGAAGGTTGAAATTATGAAAAAACTATCTAAAGACCTCAATGCTACTGCAACATTCAAAGAACTCCTTGAATCAAACAGTAAGAGAAGTCAAAAAGTATAG
- a CDS encoding flippase-like domain-containing protein has translation MKNHTKWITSSILISIISIVFVLIFTLDKTTIEVVREIKPGYVIAALVIHLFSFVIWGLRIRSMASALGHKIDLKTSIEMVISGTFVAALTPSSIGGEPLRIHLLRQKKMPVGQATAVVLGERILDALLILLAVPFSLYFLRGVLSDPRTDAVIILGELLSIIVFALMIYATMKPRFIKLVINCLIRWIGRFSGKKIGYKLQRLSGSIDREIDEFHSSVNIFLTEGRKGIYSGLIYTVIYWIAEFASLPITLMGLNQSPSILISFAVQVLLMIILVMPLTPGSSGVAELAAISLFSIFVPANILGITVAAWRAFTFYTNIIAGGFVSFKLLKDTELVKKYLKQPQSEA, from the coding sequence ATGAAAAATCACACAAAGTGGATAACAAGCTCAATCTTGATCAGTATAATTTCAATAGTGTTTGTTCTCATCTTTACTCTTGATAAGACAACAATTGAAGTTGTTAGGGAGATCAAGCCTGGATATGTAATAGCTGCGCTTGTTATCCACCTGTTTTCTTTCGTTATCTGGGGACTGCGTATAAGGTCAATGGCGTCTGCACTGGGGCATAAAATAGATCTTAAAACCTCTATAGAAATGGTAATCTCCGGCACTTTTGTTGCAGCGCTTACGCCTTCTTCGATAGGTGGAGAACCTTTGAGAATTCATCTCCTGAGACAGAAAAAAATGCCTGTTGGACAGGCCACTGCAGTTGTCCTAGGAGAACGTATACTGGACGCTCTGTTGATCCTGTTAGCTGTACCTTTTTCGCTATATTTTCTCCGTGGCGTACTGTCAGATCCCAGAACGGATGCGGTGATTATACTAGGAGAACTCCTTTCAATAATTGTCTTTGCCCTTATGATATATGCGACCATGAAACCTCGCTTTATTAAGCTCGTCATAAATTGCCTTATAAGATGGATTGGACGTTTTAGTGGTAAGAAAATAGGATACAAACTACAGAGATTATCAGGATCGATTGACAGGGAAATTGATGAGTTTCATTCAAGCGTGAATATCTTTCTGACAGAAGGGCGTAAAGGCATATACTCCGGGCTGATATACACAGTCATATACTGGATAGCAGAGTTTGCCTCACTTCCAATAACTCTTATGGGTCTTAATCAGTCTCCTTCAATACTCATTTCTTTCGCAGTACAGGTTTTACTCATGATTATTCTAGTTATGCCTTTGACCCCTGGTTCAAGTGGGGTGGCTGAACTTGCCGCAATTTCCCTCTTTTCAATCTTTGTGCCGGCAAATATTCTCGGAATTACAGTGGCAGCATGGAGAGCTTTTACATTTTATACGAATATTATTGCCGGAGGATTTGTAAGTTTTAAGTTACTGAAAGACACGGAGCTTGTGAAAAAATATCTAAAACAACCCCAAAGTGAAGCTTAG